Below is a genomic region from Raphanus sativus cultivar WK10039 unplaced genomic scaffold, ASM80110v3 Scaffold1484, whole genome shotgun sequence.
TTCTGTGTTGTTGTGTAGTAAGATCTACCTGTGTCCACAAGTTGTAGTATTGGTTCATAGCAAATCTCAAGACAAATCTGCAGAACCAAGAAGCAAAATTGCAAGTTTAAGAACCTTaatcaaggaaaaaaaaagtcttcAAGGTTTAGATTCATACTGCGCAAGACAACTCGTCACGAAGCTTATCAATGCAAGGAAGCACAACAGAAGTTGAGTTCTTCTGCTCTGACAGCATCTTTCATCCTTCTctgctctcttctcttcctttgtttctgtTTTCGTCTCCTGTCTTTttctgttcttcttctctgcagATTTTCCTCCTGGAAAAACAGAGCAGAAAAATCAATCTTTATCTCTAATTTCATGGATCCTAATGTGTTTCCAGCACAAGATCAGTAATGGCAAGTACCTTCACGTCGAATTACTTCATCGAGATCAATAACAGGTAAGGAATTAGAACTCTGCTTAATCTCTGCCTCCTGtaacccaaaataaaaaatcgaaactttcaggaaaaaaaacagaggatgtATTGATTTACCCCCAATCTGAAAGAACCCTAAAGAAAAGTGGTTACCTTCTTGAACCTGAAGAAGGCGGGCTTGTTTTAGAGAGCAAACTGGATCGTCTCCTTCGCTTAGATGAACTTCTTTCAGGGGTATCTTCCACCACGAAGCTAGCGATTATCAGATCCTCTTCGTCCCACCCCGCCAGAGCCGCCGCGGATTTGAATCTCGGGCTGATGAAAATGTCTGCGCTCGATCCATCTGTGGAGCGATTAGTGGCTTTGGATGGTGTTTCACTCACCATTGCCGAGATCTAGGGTTCGTGTTTCCTGTTGATTCTTCCGAGAACgctccagagagagagagaggaaggaaGATAATAGTTCGCTAGTCCACAACGGTCggatttctttttaaaagtcTTGATCTCTATTGGGCCTATGGGGCCTATGGGCCTATTCAACTCTAAGATACACACTTGATttccttctttttattttgaaaactgcCTTACTTTTACTTCACTACTCAACCCAAACTACAAGAGAAAATTATGTATTCCgtgaaaagaaaattcaaaaattattatgaCTAATGAGTTTTATTCAGCTCTTGTTATGTCGAGCTATCCTAGTATGGGCCAATGAGGCCTTTTTAACTctatcttcatcttcctctctTTCCCATATCAAACGGTGTGTTTTATCGTCTTTGAACCTCTCCCATACCTGATCTCTAAGTCCAGTATCATTAACCTCACAGAATCTCTCGGCCCAATCAGGTGGTTCAATCGGTCGGGTTCCTAAACCGGGCGCCCGATCTCTCGACCCGACATTCTCGTCGTTTTGCCAATCCGCCACGTAAGTCGCGACTCTTCTGTAAaacttttctttaaaaacatcCCAAACCTGATATTTATAGTGGTTAATTACCATAACATCCTTGTCCACGTCAGCAAACGTGAACTCATCCTTCAGGTGAAAATGATGCACCACGTTGATCAGCGTCGCGTTCATCGCCTCCGGCCTGAGTATGCTCTTGTGTCTCTCCGGTAAAATCACACGGCAAGTGTATCCCTCCGTGACTCCACCGCGAGGCCGGTTACGCAGACCGGACGGTCCAAAACTGTGGCAAGGAGTTCGAATTTCACCGATGGTATTGGAGACGGTGTGGTTTCTGATGATGCTGGTTAATGATTGACCGGAAGGGATGTAGAAGAACTCGTCGACGTCGATGAACGCGATCCAATTGCAATCGCTCCTTGCTCGGATCGCGCAATTTGAGAATCCGGCTTCCTGAGTCTTGATCCACGGCCAGAAATGTCTCGTGATGTTGTAACCAAGCCTTTCGAGATCCCTGATCTCTTCGATTATATCGTCGTCGCTGTTGTTGTCGTAGATGAACCACCGTTGAACGCCGATCCCGGCGTGGTACATCACCCACTCTCTTAAAACCGCGGCTGCGTTTCGCGTCATGGTACAAACGCACATTTCAAACGGTTTCCGTCGCGGAGGGTTAACGATCCGACCCGGTCGAGCGATCGATGGGAGCATTCCGGTTCCTCCTTTAATTCTAACCGAGACTTTAACAGGCCCATGGGCTGATTTAGGCCCATCCAACACGGTCAACGGAGTTCTGCACCGTATAATCTCCTGCGCCGCAGAGATCACGTCTGATCTTATCAACCGATTACGCTTCGCGAAATCCCAGCCGTACACGCACTCGTATCTCGACACGTCAGCGACTCTCCCGGGCCGTAGATTTAAACCCTTGACGAAAACCACCGTTGAGTTATCGAGATCGATCACGGCGTCGTAGACCAGCCAATCCCATCGGTGAGTGGGCCCAGCGGGAATGCGATCGTCCGCCCTCCATCTCGACACCGCAAGCGATACGTTGTATCCAGGTGGCGTCTCAGGGCACCGTACGATCTGACCGTTAAATCTGTCGCTGTCCACCGCCGTCGGATACTCCTTCCGTTGCTTCGACGCGTCGGAGAAAACGCAAACCAGATCGTCTTTGGAGTATAACCGAAGAGACCGAGGGTATTTTAGGTAAACCAGTGTCTGCTCAGGTAGTTTCACCGCTTCGCGAATCGAAACCGCGGGAGATAGCGTTACGGACTCGCGGAGAACCGCCCTGGCCGTTGAGAAGCTCATCGTCGACGAACGTACAACAGGACGGAACTTCCctgttaaatttaaatttaattttctgataaataagaaaaaaaactgatcatttataaatataccTTTAAAGACGAACATGGTGGAGAAGAGAACGAAGGAGAAGACGAACAGGACGACGAACCAGAAAAACGTCCTCCACGAGAGAACGACGTCGCTTCCGCTAAAACCACCGAGCTTCCTACGATTTTTCATCTCATACGCCGCCGATATCGCCGGCGCTGGCCGTCGATGTGTGAGGGGAGAAACTCTGTTCTATGTTTTTTTCCGATAACAGCAAAAAAAAGTAAGTAAGGTTGCTTCTTCTTGTCAGGCACACGAGAATATAGGTCGATGATGGTTAGCAGAAGAATAGAATTTCgtatattattacttttattttcttttaattaaaaataagaaaaaggtaaaaaaagaaggaaattTACCTGAAGAGTATCAATGAAAGGTACGAACTTGGGGGAACGAGAAACTCTCTAAAACTACTGGTCTCTTGTTAATTTACTTTCACCAAcggttttattatttttacttcaCTTTTTTACGTCGAGTTTCAGATTTTGTCCTTTTgatttctctttctctcatccGCTAATCAATATATAGGAGAAATTAcatgattaatataattaataaatatatttgtcgTATCACTAATTTGGGGAAAAAATAAGTTCCCAGCTTCACGAATAATACCTTGcgtatttatattttctaagtCATGATATCTTTACAGCTTTTATAACTTTATTAAGTCTTTAACCATTTcggaatatatattttttgttttgctttgattttCCGAGTGAGGCGTGATCTTGTTTTAGGTAGTACTCTACTCTCTACCTTTATCTTTGACTAAAGTTTTGTGGAGTAAGGTGGGACCCAACCGGCACTTTAGCTCCATTCCACGTCGTCGTATCGTTTATTcgttatcaaaaattaatacAATTCAGCCCAAAAGGCCTGAAACTGGGCCTATTAGGGAGTGAGATGATTTGAGCGAGAATCGTCGTCTCCCTAAGAAAATGTTGGCGATCACGAGAGTGATTAGCCGGAGAATCCATGGCAAGGGAGGCGATGTAGCTGTTCCAAAACTCTCAGGATTCTCTATTGTATCTCCCAAAAACGTAAGCTTTCGTTTGTGTTTTCAAATTCTTAAAGTTCAAATCTGATTTGAACGAATAATCGTTTTGGAAGGTTGAGGTAGAGTATGGAGATGGGAGCAAGTTCAGTTTCTCATCTGAGTTTCTGAGAGTGCATAGTCCAGCTGCTGATGGAAAAGTCAGATCAATCGGTGGCGAAAAGGTGAATACTTTTATTAGACTTTGATTACCTTGTCTTAGGTTTATCTTCTAGGCATGCTTATTGCAATAATGTGACAGCTTCCTTTTGAGGGCTAACACTAGCATTGGATGctggtttttgtttgttttgtcttaAATGTTTCTTGGACCAGCTAAAGATTATAGCCACTAGCGACTTGTTCTTTTACTCCCATGTCCTAACTTATACTTTTGTTTTAGATGGGTTGttggttaaaaaaaatcaagtctaGTTGGTTTGGCTTTTGCATAACCATAGGTGAAATTAGTGTCTGTTAGTTCGTTGTTCTCGTCACAACATTCTATACTTGAAACTTAAGATAGAGTTTTAGTTTATGTAGATGAGGCAACGGCTAACCAATATGCTGTGCTGTTGATGTTGTTCATTTGCCTTATGGGCCTTATGGCTACTAGTTTTCACTTCTTATGGGACGGGTTTTAAATTGAAAGTGCAATCTTTAAGTATctaatcaatgggtcttgatgTTGTTCATTTGCCTTATACTAGTCCATTAATTGCATTCTTTAAGCTCTACTCTACTCTCAAGACCATGACATCGAACTTTGCTGATTTGTCTCTGGCCTAAAccactttgttttgttttttttctttcaattagGTGATATCTGGAAGGAGGTATGTAGGAATCATGTCTGCAGAACCAGTGGGAAACTATGGGGTAAGGTACTTACAAATCCCTCAAGGTCACATTATAAATTAGCCATCAGAGATGCGAGagcttttgttttaattttgcTTAGAActtgttattttgattttgattcagGTTAGTGTTTGATGACTTGCATAGAACCGGAATATATCCGTGGGATTATTTCTACGAGCTTGGGAGCAATAAGTTTGGTCTCATGAGAAGCTATATCAAGATTCTTCAAAAGCATCATCTCAGCCGTGAACCTCCCCCCAGAAGGATATGATTCTGGTCAATGTGTTTTTCTAACTTTTTGGTTCAAAGTGTTTGTTAGAATCTTTGTGCAGAAACATGGAATCTTGTTGGCTTCTTTCAGAGTGCAGGCCGTATACATTATATATTCATTTGGGCTCAGATCACTCTCACTAGACGTGATTGTAAAACCACGAATATTCTGCAAGACGTCACACACACTgaaagtataaaaataaataatgatctTTTTAACCTTCAAGTCTCCttacaaaaatcattttcatatCAAAATGTTCtcaacaattatatatattaacagtGTACATCAAGCGctatgtaatatattttgatctatCAGACGTTTCCTACATTTATATGTTTTGCATTAGGGCTGgacaaaaaatccgaacccgaaaaaccgaaccgaacccgatccgaaaaagtagcaccgaacccgaaccgaaattgattaaatatctgaacgggttcaaaatttcggtatttaaagaaccgaaaccgaacccgatccgaaccgaagtattttgggtacccgaatgtatccgaaataaatttatatacttaaatatatacactatttttatatataatgtatattaaaaatattaaaaatattaaaatatataagatacttttaagttttccaaaatactcgaaaaatatatgaaaatagtcaaaagtaaatgtttaaaatagctaaagtatactgaaaataccaaaaaaaaattaaatatctattgattatttattcaaatattcaaagaaagccaatttatatgttaaattaagatattttgacatatatgttatgaaaatttatatgtaatatattatctttcttatagattttaaaaatttaagtatataataaattttgaaaatttaaaaacattttaaatgggttatccgaacccgaaccgaacccgcaaagatccgaaccgaacccgaaccaaaatttagaaatatccgaatggggctgaaatctttgaccccgaaaacccgaaacccgaatggactaaaCTGAAATCCGAATGGGTACCCAAACGCCCAGCCCTAATttgcattaataaaaaaattttgtCAACCCATATTTTAAGttataattaaggaaaatatatttataaatcagaaagacaactataattaatgaaaattaatttattacttcagtggcattctaatgtaaatatttttaaaaatttaggggCATTTCCAAAgtgtatttctattttaataatatagatatgaactagatcttgatccgtgcaaCCGCGCgggttttgttttcatttttataaatataaatatttgttttagaatataaatggtaaatatttttaacattaatcatatatttaaatgtttatataattatttcaaatacaatgATTTCataatttacatgttatagTTAATCAATTTTTGAAAACCGTATGTATTTGtcactttttattatatatttatcttattgtataTGCATTTAGTTTAACAAATTATTCatgagaaaacatattttaaaaaaaattgtatttaatttacGTAAATTATGATCCGCCAttcaaaaatgaatttttttacaaatatttttatgcttattttttaaataatatattattttattttcgttttatatttgtattatatagtttgcaATTTTAAGTCATTCtgtcatcatatttttttaaaaaaagatatcatgattaaaatatttacaatgattttatattattaacttgaatgaaattcatattaattttataacatatatttatagtttgttAATGTGAACTCATCTTACCAacatattagattttatttttgaacataaatattatatatacaaaataaaatatattaaatatataaatttatcaatttaataaaatgttattatattagctgaatataataatttattttaatatgattgattatgattatggataaatataatataatttttatgtttcattttataaacgataactaaatttattaatgtataataatatttcaaactaatttcgaaattaataaagaaatttaaatataatttcgaaaatgAAGATCTTGTAAAACTCTTTTTAAACAGAtttgttaaaaattttaaataaatatatttatatttaaaatgaaaaatatcaaaagatattatgattaaattattttaaagattttatatattattattagtcttagttgaatatatttaataaaaattttaagtgatggtccaattttaaaaaaatcatacatgaaaaaagtcatgacttctgttttaatatataactatatgttgttttaaaaatgatttagatttccaaaagttttcttttaaatatacaaGGGGATATGATAACATAATGTGGGCTTCCTCGCGACTTCTGCTCTTGATTACTCTTTTTAGTGTACCCCCAACAAATAATTCTTTAGCTTTTGAACAATTATTGATTATCCATAGATTaagacataaatattttatttaatagccACTGAAATGTGTAGATATCATTGAAACATATCGTTAAACTAATAACTGAAAAAATTGATCTTTAATCGCTAAACGTTAAAAACGAATGCAAAACAAAGCAGCTTTATACAACCGGTCTGGAATAGTGTTGCTTTCTGTGATGGTTGAAGCGTAATGTATCGTACTAACTACCATGTTAGAGATTACTTGCAATCTAAATCTGTCTTTTTGGTGttacaaaatattcaaaaacgGTTGTATACACCAACGTTGATACCTCCTACCTCATCTAATTTTGTTTCCACCAACGATCTAACGAAGATTATATGATTAAAATGGTTTTGGGCAAAGTATATCGAAACTTAAATTTTGATCAAAAATTAAGCTAATAATAGTTTACCAAAAacttatttataagtttataatctATCACATTATGCTAACATAATTTTTGAACCCGAACATATAAAACTCATATTTCTGTTTGAAAATGCAATATTATTTTTtcccttgtttttttttgttttaaaaacaattttgtttaattttccaACTTGTTTACCTTTTCGATACATTGTCAAATTAGTGAATTACTGTTAGCACTTTGACTCTCGATTAGATACATAGtttgttgaaaataaaatctTCTTGGAAACCAACATTTTAAATCGCTTAGTCCAAAGCATCTTAAAACTACCATATATCAAGAAATGTAAACAACCACGATACAAATACCCTTATTGAGTTATTGTATTGTTCCAAACTTTTACCAAAGGgtgttgctacagagtctaattTACAAAAGTCGTGAAAACATATTAAACAGGAAACTAGATGGTGGTGAAAATGTATTTTATGCAGGGTTCGTAAAGTATTTGGTATTTTAGAAATAGTGGTACAGTGAGTGATATACGTTTTGTTACGAGATGATTCGTATAGAGGATCAAATGACCAAAGCTCActcccaaatctttttttttttacacaatAAAGCTCACTCCCAAAtcattgaaatatttatataatatcaatgaaaatcataaaatcagaCAAACTCTATCTTAACGcgttctgaaaaaaaaaaaagaaactgaaaaaaaaaactctttcttaAATCTTACCGCTCTTGTATTTCTCTgtcaaactgaaaaaaatagaaagaaaataaactgCATGGTGAAAATAATCTcttgcaaaaaatattttaaatataattaaagatTTTCTAGTTACATGTTTTCATCACAGAAATTCATATAGACATAAAGTAACGTTCGTTTTACATATAGACAGGAAATCCTGGATCTAAAtccatttgatttgattttttgtttattttatttaataaaaacattccAGAAATAGAGCTAAAAAGTTTCATACtaataaataagaatatataaatattaaagaaCTCGAAAATCGGATGCCAAGAAAAAGACCAAGTTTCTGGAATTTCTCAGTGTTTTTCATTTTCCTTTAtcacaagaaaaataaaataaaacaaaattgtcagccagaaatcattttattttccttttgctTCAATTCTCAACCACTTCATTTCAACGAccacatcaaaaaaaaaatcatttcttccaAGTTTGCATAATTCAAATCCCACTTTTTAATTCCCATcctcaaaaataacaaaaaacctaaaattttaaaattaaaaacattaatttacGTTTGATTTTATCTTCAAATTGTTGGTGGGACCCAGATCTGAATAATATTCTTGAGATCTTCTCCACCACCTCAGCTTGAGAGAAAATCTGAGTTCCCTTTCAACGACATACATACATACAGAGAGaaagataaaacattttttcccctttcaaattttgaatttcaaGAGACGTTTTATTGACaacgaagaagaaaaaaaaaaaactttcctcagaaaattaagagaaaaaaagacCTTTAATTGTTTCTGAGTTCTGTTTGGTGTTAGCAAAAAAATGGGTGAATCTGCAGTTCTAGCTCATTCGTATTCCTTCGCAGCTCCTATTACCCGTACCGATTCTCATGAGGTtagtttcttctctcttctaccATTTATTGAATtcctttctatttttaaaaagctctgttttttttttctggaaaataTCCAACGGAAACTGGGCTCTGTTTTTATAAGCTTTTTCATGAATACCCACGAAGAAAGCTCCAACCTTTATCAATATAGATCAAAGAAAGCTTCTGGGTTTGTTGTTAATGAAGTCTCTAAGAAACCAAATCTCTAAGAAACCAAATATGAAAAGTTTcattctagagagagaaagtagaagaTAGATTGAACTGAAAGTTTCCAACTTTGGATTGTAGAGAGGAAGCAAAACGATTAGTTTCTTCATTAGATTTTAACTGAAAGTTTCCAACTTTggatttggatttggatttgagttttttttttctggcagGAACATACGAACCATGCGCTTAGCCAATCAATCTCGTTTGGGAAGTTCATGACAGAGAATCTGGAGTGGGGAAAGTGGTCAACTTTTTCGCACAAGAAGTATGTGGAAGAAGCGGAGAAGTACTCTCGTCCTGGTTCCGTCGCACAGAAGAAAGCTTTCTTCGAAGCTCATTACAAGAGAATAGCCGAAGCCAAGAAAGCTGCGACGGAAGAGCGACCTGCCGTGACGCCTGCTGAAGTCTTGCTCCAGGCTTTGGAGACGCAGCCTCCGTTGAGCTTGTTGCCAGAGGAAGAATCAATGGGAAGTAAAAGTATTCACAACGATGACCTTGTTCTTGATTCTGGAGAGGATTCAttggaagaagagaaggagagtGGTTTGATTGGTGAGTGTGATGATGAcaaggaggaagatgaagagtTGTTGAAAGAGGAGAAAACTAGGAGATCGTTAACCAAGAACAGACCGGTGTTTAGATTGTCTTTGGAGAAAACAatacctcctcctcctcctcctcctaaaCCTATAGAAACAAGGACGGAGGTTGCTTCACCAGAGAAAACAAGGTTTGTGGTTTCTCTCTATGTAAACACTAATCTTGTCTgcaaaatatttactttttactgattgtttttaaaagtaattGCAGCGAAAGACCGATAACTCAGAGTTCAGGG
It encodes:
- the LOC130504298 gene encoding uncharacterized protein LOC130504298 isoform X1 — encoded protein: MLAITRVISRRIHGKGGDVAVPKLSGFSIVSPKNVEVEYGDGSKFSFSSEFLRVHSPAADGKVRSIGGEKVISGRRYVGIMSAEPVGNYGVRLVFDDLHRTGIYPWDYFYELGSNKFGLMRSYIKILQKHHLSREPPPRRI
- the LOC130504298 gene encoding uncharacterized protein LOC130504298 isoform X2, with the translated sequence MLAITRVISRRIHGKGGDVAVPKLSGFSIVSPKNVEVEYGDGSKFSFSSEFLRVHSPAADGKVRSIGGEKVISGRRYVGIMSAEPVGNYGVSV
- the LOC130494430 gene encoding uncharacterized protein LOC130494430 isoform X1, whose protein sequence is MGESAVLAHSYSFAAPITRTDSHEEHTNHALSQSISFGKFMTENLEWGKWSTFSHKKYVEEAEKYSRPGSVAQKKAFFEAHYKRIAEAKKAATEERPAVTPAEVLLQALETQPPLSLLPEEESMGSKSIHNDDLVLDSGEDSLEEEKESGLIGECDDDKEEDEELLKEEKTRRSLTKNRPVFRLSLEKTIPPPPPPPKPIETRTEVASPEKTSNCSERPITQSSGKTEEKPVHRKKFSFLNCFKGNSKTRDQNQSRNQGKRETKKQNCLCFKPKTVRES
- the LOC130504297 gene encoding glycosyltransferase family 92 protein RCOM_0530710-like, with the protein product MKNRRKLGGFSGSDVVLSWRTFFWFVVLFVFSFVLFSTMFVFKGKFRPVVRSSTMSFSTARAVLRESVTLSPAVSIREAVKLPEQTLVYLKYPRSLRLYSKDDLVCVFSDASKQRKEYPTAVDSDRFNGQIVRCPETPPGYNVSLAVSRWRADDRIPAGPTHRWDWLVYDAVIDLDNSTVVFVKGLNLRPGRVADVSRYECVYGWDFAKRNRLIRSDVISAAQEIIRCRTPLTVLDGPKSAHGPVKVSVRIKGGTGMLPSIARPGRIVNPPRRKPFEMCVCTMTRNAAAVLREWVMYHAGIGVQRWFIYDNNSDDDIIEEIRDLERLGYNITRHFWPWIKTQEAGFSNCAIRARSDCNWIAFIDVDEFFYIPSGQSLTSIIRNHTVSNTIGEIRTPCHSFGPSGLRNRPRGGVTEGYTCRVILPERHKSILRPEAMNATLINVVHHFHLKDEFTFADVDKDVMVINHYKYQVWDVFKEKFYRRVATYVADWQNDENVGSRDRAPGLGTRPIEPPDWAERFCEVNDTGLRDQVWERFKDDKTHRLIWEREEDEDRVKKASLAHTRIARHNKS
- the LOC130494430 gene encoding uncharacterized protein LOC130494430 isoform X2, coding for MGESAVLAHSYSFAAPITRTDSHEEHTNHALSQSISFGKFMTENLEWGKWSTFSHKKYVEEAEKYSRPGSVAQKKAFFEAHYKRIAEAKKAATEERPAVTPAEVLLQALETQPPLSLLPEEESMGSKSIHNDDLVLDSGEDSLEEEKESGLIGECDDDKEEDEELLKEEKTRRSLTKNRPVFRLSLEKTIPPPPPPPKPIETRTEVASPEKTSERPITQSSGKTEEKPVHRKKFSFLNCFKGNSKTRDQNQSRNQGKRETKKQNCLCFKPKTVRES